Proteins co-encoded in one Aspergillus flavus chromosome 2, complete sequence genomic window:
- a CDS encoding beta-lactamase class C and other penicillin binding protein produces MSDFDALVAEYTAKENPKVHGVICKCVDKNGNEIYNKIAGYNSLSADAVPLDESPVLKLASATKLITSIALLQCIEKGLITLDSPLTEILPEFADIQILTDVSGSDFTFKPSKTAITARHLLAHTSGLGYPFTNRLLGLRAQARKTLKPSLRVTEKYRYPLVFEPGTGWLYGCSLDWAGVVVSRLHDGISLEEYMIDNIWKKVGLSAPFPRFNISTHREYNARIMHGAVQTSDGRLEPCDSWAFDNPEDQEGGSGLSSTAKDYLAVLADLISESPKLLKPETITEMFTPQLVPGSASVEMLLELRAAWGTVAGPVADDAVNHGLGGVLFTGPVAEIGQPANVLAWGGATNIVWWVSRELGVAGFFATQQAPFGNPTVTKLVNAWKKDFWMEFNRADHV; encoded by the exons atgTCTGACTTCGACGCCCTCGTCGCCGAGTATACCGCAAAAGAAAACCCCAAAGTACATGGAGTAATATGCAAATGCGTAGATAAGAACG GAAATGAAATCTACAATAAAATAGCTGGCTACAACTCCCTCTCCGCGGATGCCGTACCCCTAGACGAATCCCCCGTCCTCAAACTCGCCAGCGCCACCAAACTCATCACCAGCATCGCACTCCTCCAATGCATCGAAAAAGGCCTCATCACCCTCGACTCACCCCTCACCGAGATCCTCCCCGAATTCGCCGACATCCAAATCCTAACCGACGTCTCGGGATCGGACTTCACCTTCAAGCCGAGCAAAACCGCAATCACGGCGCGACATCTTCTGGCACATACTTCGGGGTTGGGATATCCGTTTACGAATCGACTACTAGGTCTGAGGGCACAGGCTAGAAAAACCCTTAAGCCTTCGCTCCGCGTTACAGAGAAATATAGGTATCCGTTAGTCTTCGAACCGGGGACTGGGTGGTTATATGGCTGTAGCCTCGACTGGGCTGGGGTGGTTGTCAGTCGATTACACGATGGAATATCCTTAGAAGAGTATATGATAGACAACATCTGGAAGAAAGTAGGCCTTTCAGCCCCCTTCCCGCGATTCAATATATCAACCCATCGCGAATACAACGCCCGGATCATGCACGGCGCCGTCCAAACTAGCGACGGACGACTGGAACCCTGCGATAGCTGGGCATTCGATAACCCCGAAGACCAAGAGGGTGGTAGCGGTCTCTCCTCCACGGCGAAAGACTATCTGGCCGTGCTGGCAGATTTGATCTCGGAGTCCCCGAAACTGTTGAAACCGGAGACTATCACGGAAATGTTTACGCCGCAGCTTGTGCCTGGTTCGGCCAGTGTGGAAATGCTCTTGGAGTTAAGGGCTGCCTGGGGGACTGTTGCTGGGCCTGTGGCAGATGATGCTGTGAATCATGGGTTGGGTGGTGTGTTGTTTACTGGACCGGTGGCTGAGATAGGGCAGCCCGCAAATGTGCTGGCCTGGGGTGGGGCGACGAATATTGTGTGGTGGGTGAGTCGAGAGTTGGGCGTTGCGGGCTTTTTCGCGACGCAGCAGGCTCCGTTTGGGAATCCGACGGTTACGAAGCTTGTTAATGCTTGGAAGAAGGATTTTTGGATGGAGTTTAACCGGGCGGATCATGTCTAG